A window from Candidatus Bathyarchaeota archaeon encodes these proteins:
- a CDS encoding site-specific DNA-methyltransferase — MKQRRSGTMTSSFGVKGREAHDSSPFYSRKLYGEWELPKPRPEDLVERAVPNELLDQVLLGDAREVLEKFPSSCMHLMVTSPPYNVGKEYDKDLTLSEYLDFLGQVMEEVHRVLVWGGRVCFNVANLGRKPYLPLHKYIIEVLEDVGFLMRGEIIWYKGGAVAGSSTAWGTWKSAVNPILRDTHEYILVFSKGAFERKKNGGEDTIAKDEFIEYTKSVWTFPPESATSVGHPAPFPVELPYRCIQLFTFKGDVVLDPFMGSGTTCLVAAMTGRHYVGIDINEDYVKLAKKRINDYVAQKLLTEFQ; from the coding sequence ATGAAGCAGAGGAGAAGTGGAACTATGACTAGTAGTTTCGGTGTAAAGGGTAGGGAAGCTCATGATTCCTCTCCTTTCTATTCTAGGAAGCTCTACGGTGAATGGGAACTGCCTAAACCCCGCCCTGAAGATTTGGTTGAGAGGGCTGTTCCAAATGAACTTTTAGACCAGGTGTTGTTGGGCGATGCGAGGGAAGTTTTGGAGAAATTTCCATCTAGCTGTATGCATCTGATGGTAACCTCACCACCGTACAATGTTGGGAAAGAATATGATAAAGATTTAACGCTCTCCGAATATCTCGACTTTTTAGGTCAAGTAATGGAAGAAGTTCACAGGGTGCTAGTTTGGGGTGGGAGGGTCTGTTTTAACGTTGCCAACCTCGGCAGGAAGCCTTACCTTCCCTTACACAAATACATAATCGAAGTTTTAGAGGATGTGGGTTTCCTGATGAGGGGAGAAATCATTTGGTATAAAGGCGGTGCTGTGGCTGGTTCGTCTACCGCATGGGGGACTTGGAAATCCGCAGTTAATCCTATACTCAGAGATACACATGAATACATACTGGTTTTCTCTAAGGGAGCATTCGAAAGGAAAAAGAACGGCGGGGAGGACACCATCGCAAAGGACGAGTTTATAGAGTATACAAAAAGCGTTTGGACTTTTCCTCCAGAATCAGCGACAAGCGTTGGACACCCAGCCCCTTTCCCCGTAGAACTGCCGTATCGCTGTATCCAATTGTTTACGTTCAAAGGCGATGTAGTTTTAGACCCCTTTATGGGAAGTGGAACAACATGTTTGGTTGCTGCCATGACGGGAAGACACTACGTTGGAATAGATATAAATGAAGATTATGTAAAGCTAGCGAAGAAAAGGATAAATGATTATGTCGCACAAAAGCTTTTAACGGAGTTCCAGTAG
- a CDS encoding DUF354 domain-containing protein, with protein MKVWMDVLTPKQVLFLGSLAKRLEDRGFSLYLTTRGFKETLELADLKGLKMESIGRHGGGSLMEKLRQSCLRASRLSRRVYDEGVDLAVSFSSVEAARVAFGLSIPHICISDSPHSEAVSKLTVPLSSMLHTPWIIPKEAWTRYGIGEDRILHYRALDPAAWLKGFKPDPSVLDELGLSGKPVVVFRPEEEQASYMMAGGEGSPIPVVLRKLIKTGLPADIVVLPRYREQRIRYIKAFKGGVNVPGRTVDGASLLSCSVAFVGAGGTMTCEAALLGVPTLSCYPLEPTIVERFLAEKRLILRSLDPKRIVEFVVEALEDESLAAASRDRARLLLESMEDPVDPISRAIEAYAA; from the coding sequence TTGAAGGTGTGGATGGATGTGCTCACGCCTAAACAGGTGCTCTTCCTGGGCTCCCTAGCCAAGCGCTTGGAGGATAGGGGGTTCTCCCTCTATCTCACCACCCGCGGCTTCAAGGAGACCCTGGAGCTGGCGGATCTGAAGGGGTTAAAGATGGAGAGCATAGGAAGACATGGAGGTGGATCCCTGATGGAGAAGCTTAGACAGAGCTGCCTGAGGGCTTCCAGGCTCTCCCGCAGGGTCTACGATGAAGGGGTCGACTTGGCGGTGTCCTTCTCCTCCGTGGAGGCGGCCCGGGTGGCCTTCGGCCTCTCCATCCCCCATATATGTATAAGCGATTCACCCCATTCGGAGGCTGTATCGAAGCTTACGGTCCCGTTATCCTCTATGCTCCATACGCCCTGGATAATCCCCAAGGAGGCTTGGACGCGCTACGGCATCGGGGAGGATCGGATACTCCATTACAGGGCCCTGGATCCGGCCGCGTGGCTTAAAGGGTTTAAGCCGGACCCCTCGGTCCTCGATGAGCTGGGCCTCTCCGGAAAGCCGGTGGTCGTCTTCAGGCCCGAGGAGGAGCAAGCCTCCTACATGATGGCTGGGGGGGAAGGGTCTCCCATACCCGTGGTTTTAAGGAAGCTCATAAAAACCGGCTTGCCGGCGGATATTGTGGTTCTCCCCAGGTACAGGGAGCAGCGCATCCGGTACATTAAGGCCTTTAAAGGCGGGGTTAACGTCCCCGGGAGGACCGTGGATGGGGCGAGCCTGCTGAGCTGCTCCGTAGCCTTCGTGGGGGCAGGTGGCACCATGACCTGTGAGGCAGCCCTCCTCGGGGTTCCAACCCTCTCATGCTACCCTTTGGAGCCGACCATCGTGGAGCGCTTCCTCGCAGAGAAGAGGCTCATCCTGAGATCCCTGGATCCTAAGAGGATAGTTGAATTCGTCGTGGAGGCCCTGGAGGATGAAAGCCTAGCCGCCGCCTCCAGGGATAGGGCCCGCCTTCTCCTCGAATCGATGGAGGATCCGGTGGATCCCATAAGCAGGGCTATCGAAGCCTACGCCGCCTAG
- the glmM gene encoding phosphoglucosamine mutase: MDRRLFGTNGIRGVYNGELTVEMAFKVAASIGSFYSGGRMLLARDGRLSSPILSHAVAAGLMDAGCTVYDIGLSTTPMAQYATKALGLDGGVMITASHNPPQYNGIKVMGGNGVEIPREDEIAIEEIYFNSRWRRGSWRNLGVRMEVDGFVEEYVTALEGHVNPEALRDAGLKVVVDPANGVGSLTTPYALRRMGCAVYTVNGNLDGTFPGRDPEPVLENLHGLCAAVTAFKADFGVAHDGDGDRAIFVDEKGVAHWGDRSFALVERYFLARNPGETIVTPVSSGRIVEDVAEEYGGRIVWTKVGSTIVSWKMLELDAKLGGEENGGVFYAPHLPVRDGTMTALLIAEIIAETGRGLSQLMGELPKYYTVKTKIPCPDEAKEAVIGEMASIVKASRLETIDGVKAWFEDGSWILIRPSGTEPIIRIFAEAPTMEKARSLVDEYRDKALSAAKRLGGS, translated from the coding sequence TTCAAGGTAGCCGCCTCCATAGGCTCCTTCTACTCGGGGGGGAGGATGCTCCTGGCGAGGGATGGCAGGCTGAGCAGCCCCATCCTAAGCCATGCGGTGGCTGCGGGCTTGATGGATGCGGGGTGCACCGTCTACGATATCGGGTTATCCACGACCCCCATGGCCCAGTACGCCACTAAAGCCCTGGGCTTGGATGGTGGAGTGATGATCACCGCGAGCCATAACCCTCCACAATACAACGGTATAAAGGTGATGGGCGGTAACGGCGTGGAGATCCCCAGGGAGGACGAGATCGCCATAGAGGAGATATATTTTAACTCCCGTTGGAGGAGGGGAAGCTGGCGGAACCTCGGGGTCAGGATGGAGGTGGACGGGTTCGTCGAGGAGTACGTGACGGCCCTGGAGGGTCATGTGAACCCGGAGGCCTTGAGGGATGCGGGGCTTAAGGTGGTGGTGGATCCCGCCAACGGTGTAGGCTCCCTGACGACCCCGTACGCCCTGAGGAGGATGGGATGCGCCGTCTACACGGTGAACGGGAACCTGGACGGAACCTTCCCGGGTAGGGATCCCGAGCCCGTATTGGAGAACCTCCATGGATTATGCGCCGCCGTCACGGCTTTTAAAGCCGACTTCGGCGTGGCCCACGACGGGGATGGGGACCGCGCCATATTCGTCGACGAGAAGGGTGTAGCCCATTGGGGTGATAGGAGCTTCGCCCTGGTGGAGCGATACTTCCTGGCCCGTAACCCCGGCGAAACCATAGTCACGCCTGTAAGCTCGGGGAGGATCGTGGAGGATGTAGCCGAGGAATACGGCGGTAGAATAGTCTGGACCAAGGTTGGAAGCACGATAGTGTCGTGGAAGATGCTGGAGTTGGATGCGAAGCTTGGAGGGGAGGAGAACGGCGGGGTATTCTATGCACCCCACCTCCCCGTGAGGGATGGGACCATGACGGCCCTCCTCATAGCCGAGATCATAGCTGAGACGGGTAGAGGCCTCTCCCAGCTGATGGGGGAGCTCCCCAAATATTACACGGTGAAGACTAAGATACCGTGCCCGGACGAGGCCAAGGAAGCCGTCATAGGAGAGATGGCGTCCATCGTTAAGGCCTCGAGGCTGGAGACCATAGACGGGGTTAAGGCCTGGTTCGAGGATGGGAGCTGGATCCTGATCAGGCCCAGCGGCACCGAGCCCATAATAAGAATCTTCGCCGAGGCCCCAACCATGGAGAAGGCCCGGAGCCTCGTAGACGAGTACAGGGATAAAGCCCTCTCCGCGGCGAAGCGGTTAGGCGGCTCCTAG
- a CDS encoding heavy metal-binding domain-containing protein, whose protein sequence is MYCPSCGKEIRGEADFCPHCGSRIGLGGFLMVTTPTIPGYKIIKVLGVVTGLTPRTRGVLGKFIAGFQTMLGGEVTAFTTELEKARQEAMDRVRQKALEMGANAVVGLDIETSDLGLQAGVIVISATGTAVIVEPEQ, encoded by the coding sequence ATGTATTGTCCCAGTTGTGGAAAGGAGATTAGGGGTGAAGCCGACTTCTGCCCTCACTGCGGTTCTAGAATAGGCTTGGGAGGATTCCTAATGGTTACGACGCCCACGATCCCCGGCTATAAGATAATTAAGGTTTTAGGGGTGGTCACAGGCTTAACTCCTCGCACAAGGGGCGTCTTAGGGAAGTTCATCGCCGGCTTCCAGACGATGTTGGGCGGCGAAGTGACCGCCTTCACCACGGAGCTCGAGAAAGCCAGGCAGGAGGCTATGGACCGCGTGCGCCAGAAGGCCTTGGAGATGGGGGCAAACGCCGTAGTCGGCTTAGATATTGAAACCTCGGATCTAGGCCTGCAAGCTGGAGTTATAGTTATATCGGCGACCGGGACGGCCGTCATCGTCGAGCCTGAGCAATGA
- a CDS encoding carboxypeptidase regulatory-like domain-containing protein, translating to MKGLRIPLAPVVLAAVLGLGLFPAMVHGDEPYFPYGGGIVYGQILGFNIYNELIPVVWAEVSAWRDGEFVAKAYSMAGGYYELILPVGWYTLRVEEPGYEVESREIFVSSASASAINFVLELSGEPVYKPKPKPEPPPAEYTVHVAVSGLPPGMDTELYVDGALKEKLGDGEAVELTFKVGTSHNLTVKSLIVEELKRYRVDEPSIMVSASAIREFKYEAEYLLRFNVKPEGVPVPSKPREGWYPAGAAVSTPEAPEVIEGPPGTRYRFKAWSVDGELLDGNPVEFRMDKPHILELEYSTEYQVTVSSPYGDPEGSGWYPAGSKAVISIQPSISVNPLVRRVFQGWSGDYTGVEPTAEITVDRPMQITALWTIDYTPMIILVALAAAGLAAAAVAITLHRRRLLQT from the coding sequence ATGAAGGGTCTAAGGATCCCGCTTGCACCGGTCGTTCTGGCCGCGGTTCTAGGCTTGGGTTTATTCCCCGCCATGGTTCACGGGGATGAGCCCTACTTCCCATATGGCGGCGGAATAGTCTACGGGCAGATACTGGGATTTAACATCTACAATGAGTTGATCCCGGTGGTTTGGGCGGAAGTCTCGGCTTGGCGGGATGGGGAATTTGTGGCCAAGGCTTACTCCATGGCCGGGGGATACTACGAGTTGATCCTCCCGGTGGGCTGGTATACGCTTAGGGTGGAGGAGCCGGGCTACGAGGTTGAAAGCCGGGAGATATTCGTCTCATCGGCCTCAGCATCCGCTATAAACTTCGTATTGGAGCTGTCCGGGGAGCCCGTGTATAAGCCTAAACCCAAGCCTGAGCCCCCGCCGGCGGAGTACACGGTCCACGTAGCGGTTTCAGGCCTACCCCCAGGAATGGATACGGAGCTATACGTAGATGGAGCCCTAAAGGAGAAGTTGGGGGATGGAGAGGCCGTCGAATTAACCTTCAAGGTGGGCACCTCCCACAACCTGACCGTTAAAAGCCTCATAGTGGAAGAGCTCAAGAGGTATAGGGTGGATGAGCCCTCGATAATGGTCTCCGCATCGGCGATCCGTGAATTCAAGTATGAGGCGGAATACCTCCTCAGGTTCAATGTGAAGCCTGAAGGCGTGCCGGTACCCTCCAAGCCCAGGGAGGGATGGTACCCCGCCGGCGCAGCCGTCTCCACACCCGAGGCGCCAGAGGTTATCGAGGGGCCACCGGGGACAAGGTACCGCTTCAAAGCCTGGAGCGTCGACGGAGAATTACTGGATGGCAACCCCGTAGAGTTTAGGATGGATAAGCCGCACATACTGGAGCTGGAATACTCCACGGAGTATCAGGTCACAGTCTCCTCACCCTACGGGGATCCCGAGGGATCGGGCTGGTATCCCGCAGGCTCCAAAGCCGTCATATCCATACAGCCCAGCATCAGCGTGAACCCCCTGGTTAGAAGGGTCTTCCAGGGATGGAGCGGCGACTACACCGGTGTAGAACCCACAGCGGAGATAACCGTCGACAGGCCCATGCAGATAACCGCCCTATGGACGATCGACTATACACCCATGATAATACTCGTCGCCCTGGCGGCTGCAGGCCTAGCAGCCGCAGCCGTGGCCATAACCCTGCATCGGAGAAGACTGCTGCAAACCTGA
- a CDS encoding type II toxin-antitoxin system VapC family toxin — protein MPIEPSRAVLDASILIQTIVREKYTDVALKLVSMLEEIYAPSLILYEIGNALVILKRRNFITKEDAMRKFNYVKSIPTLNIKEIEFDRAIDMAIELDITLYDASYLNLALEMEAQLITADRKLYEKGRVMAEVIHASEVTL, from the coding sequence TTGCCGATCGAACCCTCTAGGGCCGTCCTAGACGCTTCCATATTGATCCAAACTATTGTTAGGGAGAAGTACACTGACGTAGCCCTAAAACTTGTAAGCATGCTCGAGGAAATATATGCGCCTTCACTAATCCTATATGAGATAGGTAACGCCTTGGTGATACTGAAGCGTAGAAACTTCATTACTAAGGAGGATGCGATGAGGAAATTTAACTACGTTAAATCCATACCTACACTTAACATTAAGGAGATCGAATTCGACAGGGCCATAGACATGGCTATCGAGCTAGACATCACCTTATATGATGCTTCATATTTGAACCTAGCCCTTGAAATGGAGGCCCAACTCATCACGGCTGACAGGAAGTTATATGAGAAAGGAAGGGTAATGGCCGAGGTGATCCACGCGTCTGAGGTAACACTTTAA
- a CDS encoding OFA family MFS transporter has protein sequence MQHPHRISGMEAEKGRWLLVIAGLMIMLCLGAIYAYSVIAVPLRRVFEAPPPMGHGLKVTSTEMQVPFIVFLLVFAVTMPLMGRYIERYGPRRITMLGALLVGLGWFSASLAASPLALVFLYGVIGGLGVGIAYNCPIITSTRWFPDRRGLAVGLTVLGFGFSAALVGPLADFLTASFGVHAMFRILGVSFLALMMLFAYLLRFPPPGWKPRGWNPPEAKAAARIELKREEMVRTRLFPALWICYTIGTLAGLMAIGISKPVGLEVAANAGISEAEISGLLTALITPFAFCNGFGRPLFGWITDKLAPRRTAITSFILILLASLLMYLNPASIPAYIAAFAILWLNLGGWLAIAPAATAYFFGAGDYARNYGLIFTAYGAGAVIGNLLAGQAKDIFGAYVMVFPYVAALAALGIIAATALKPLKPKS, from the coding sequence ATGCAGCATCCACATAGGATATCCGGGATGGAGGCGGAGAAGGGGAGGTGGCTCCTGGTAATAGCCGGATTGATGATAATGCTGTGCCTCGGCGCAATCTACGCCTACAGCGTCATCGCTGTGCCTTTGAGGAGGGTCTTCGAGGCTCCTCCCCCGATGGGCCACGGCTTAAAGGTTACCTCCACGGAGATGCAGGTTCCCTTCATAGTTTTCCTGCTGGTCTTCGCGGTCACGATGCCCTTGATGGGCAGGTACATCGAGAGATACGGCCCCAGGAGGATTACAATGCTCGGGGCCCTCCTCGTCGGGCTGGGATGGTTCTCAGCGTCCCTCGCAGCCTCCCCGTTGGCTCTGGTGTTCCTCTACGGGGTGATCGGCGGCTTAGGGGTGGGGATCGCCTACAACTGCCCGATCATAACCTCCACTAGATGGTTCCCTGACAGGAGGGGCTTAGCTGTGGGTTTAACCGTCCTCGGATTCGGCTTCTCCGCAGCCCTCGTCGGGCCCCTCGCGGACTTCCTGACGGCGAGCTTCGGCGTCCACGCTATGTTTCGGATCCTGGGCGTGTCATTCCTCGCCTTAATGATGCTCTTCGCATACCTCCTCCGTTTCCCCCCGCCCGGCTGGAAGCCCAGGGGATGGAACCCACCGGAGGCGAAGGCCGCCGCCAGGATCGAGCTGAAGAGGGAGGAGATGGTTAGGACCCGCTTATTCCCCGCCCTGTGGATATGCTACACCATCGGGACGCTCGCGGGGCTAATGGCTATAGGCATCTCTAAACCTGTAGGATTGGAGGTTGCCGCGAACGCCGGGATAAGCGAAGCGGAGATCTCAGGGCTGTTGACGGCCCTGATAACCCCCTTCGCCTTCTGCAACGGCTTCGGCCGCCCATTATTCGGCTGGATAACCGATAAGCTCGCCCCTAGGAGAACCGCCATAACATCCTTCATCCTAATCCTCCTAGCCTCCCTGCTGATGTATTTGAATCCCGCCTCGATCCCCGCCTACATAGCGGCCTTCGCGATCCTATGGCTGAACCTCGGCGGCTGGCTCGCCATAGCCCCCGCCGCAACCGCCTACTTCTTCGGAGCGGGGGATTACGCCCGCAACTATGGGCTCATCTTCACAGCCTATGGAGCGGGGGCGGTGATCGGCAACCTCCTAGCCGGACAAGCCAAGGACATATTCGGCGCCTACGTTATGGTGTTCCCATACGTGGCGGCCTTAGCAGCCCTAGGGATAATCGCAGCAACAGCTTTGAAACCGCTGAAACCGAAGAGTTAA
- a CDS encoding nucleotidyltransferase domain-containing protein has translation MPSEAYKEIEKIVDRLKGVEGVIGIILFGSYSRGDFDEGSDVDLLIVFKDKKTLAENQELIYEATSRSDLFIQAVTLTLDELRNSPLLETLRREGKTYHSEAELSKLLAATHKPYALLTYTTRKLTTKQRVIFSQKLEGRRDGKYLYPGLLQRVGGQKIGRGVVMIPIEKQKEVVEYLEAMKVDYMIRYVWA, from the coding sequence TTGCCATCAGAGGCCTACAAAGAGATAGAGAAGATAGTTGACCGCCTCAAGGGCGTGGAGGGCGTAATAGGGATCATCCTATTTGGTAGTTACTCAAGAGGGGATTTCGACGAGGGAAGCGACGTAGACCTCCTAATAGTCTTCAAAGATAAGAAGACCCTGGCCGAGAATCAGGAATTAATCTATGAAGCGACATCCCGAAGCGACCTCTTCATCCAAGCCGTGACCCTGACCTTAGACGAGCTCAGAAACTCGCCGTTGCTGGAAACGCTCAGAAGGGAGGGGAAAACATACCATTCAGAAGCCGAGCTAAGCAAACTGTTGGCGGCAACCCATAAGCCCTACGCCCTATTAACCTACACGACGAGGAAATTGACGACGAAGCAGAGGGTCATATTCTCACAGAAACTAGAAGGGCGTCGTGACGGGAAATATCTGTATCCAGGTCTCCTACAACGTGTGGGGGGACAGAAAATCGGGAGAGGCGTGGTGATGATTCCAATAGAAAAACAAAAAGAAGTAGTAGAATACCTAGAAGCGATGAAAGTCGACTACATGATAAGATACGTTTGGGCTTAG
- a CDS encoding nucleotide sugar dehydrogenase, giving the protein MKGFTALDGDRIRDAIRSGEASVAVVGLGWMGVATAALFLEVGARVVGADRDPLAVEAVARGKPSRPEPGTDPIFEKAFKEGRITAVGDVSWAASQGDVVALVVPTLTVNGDADYSALINAARDAAAGLREGSCVIVMSTCAPTVTERRIKPVLEGHSGLRAGVGFALAYSPIRAMAGRALRDMRSYPRILGADDPLSLGAAEAVLSTVTDGGIVKMNSLRAAEAAKIFETVYRDLNIALANELARLCERIGVDYYEVMEAANTQPYSHLHRPGVGVGGHCIPVYPYLLMDVARESNVRLPLVEEARRVNEAAPRRAVRLIASVLRESGRTLARSRIALLGLSYREDVKELRLSPSLEVAKLLVKKGVKVTVYDPYFQPGEIERLGLNLRAAATLRSALREAHCAAIMVAHREFKSLRPSDLAAYMEEGKAVFDGPGVLDPAEARSAGLLYRGIGRGGY; this is encoded by the coding sequence TTGAAGGGCTTCACGGCCTTAGATGGTGATAGGATCAGGGATGCGATCAGGTCCGGGGAGGCTTCGGTGGCCGTCGTAGGGCTGGGCTGGATGGGCGTCGCCACCGCCGCTCTGTTCCTGGAGGTAGGCGCCAGGGTTGTAGGGGCGGATAGGGATCCCTTAGCCGTGGAGGCCGTGGCGAGGGGGAAGCCTTCAAGGCCCGAGCCAGGCACAGACCCTATATTTGAGAAGGCCTTCAAGGAGGGGCGGATAACCGCTGTAGGCGACGTATCATGGGCAGCTTCCCAGGGAGATGTCGTAGCGTTGGTGGTTCCAACCCTAACTGTGAACGGGGATGCGGACTACTCGGCGCTCATCAACGCGGCTAGGGATGCAGCTGCGGGTCTGAGGGAGGGGAGCTGCGTCATCGTGATGAGCACCTGCGCACCCACCGTCACCGAGAGGCGGATCAAACCGGTTTTAGAGGGGCATTCAGGCCTCAGGGCGGGCGTGGGGTTCGCCCTGGCCTATAGCCCGATAAGGGCTATGGCCGGCAGGGCCTTAAGGGATATGAGGAGCTACCCTAGGATCCTGGGGGCCGATGACCCTTTAAGCCTGGGGGCTGCTGAGGCTGTGCTCTCCACGGTGACCGATGGGGGCATAGTCAAGATGAACAGCTTGAGGGCTGCCGAGGCGGCTAAAATATTCGAGACAGTCTACAGGGACCTGAACATAGCCTTGGCCAATGAGCTGGCTCGGCTTTGCGAGAGGATCGGCGTGGACTACTACGAGGTCATGGAGGCGGCTAACACCCAGCCTTACTCGCACCTCCACAGGCCTGGCGTAGGGGTTGGAGGGCATTGCATCCCGGTTTATCCCTATCTCCTCATGGATGTGGCGAGGGAATCCAACGTGAGGCTCCCATTGGTGGAGGAGGCCCGCAGGGTTAACGAGGCGGCTCCTAGGAGGGCGGTTAGGCTCATAGCATCGGTCCTCAGGGAGTCCGGGAGGACCCTGGCGAGGTCGAGGATAGCCCTTCTAGGCCTCTCCTATAGGGAGGATGTGAAGGAGCTTAGGCTAAGCCCCTCCCTAGAGGTTGCGAAGCTGCTCGTGAAGAAGGGCGTGAAAGTCACGGTTTACGATCCCTACTTCCAGCCTGGGGAGATAGAGAGGCTAGGGTTGAACCTGAGGGCCGCTGCGACCCTACGGTCGGCTCTAAGGGAGGCCCACTGCGCGGCCATAATGGTGGCCCATAGGGAGTTTAAATCCCTGAGGCCCTCGGATCTAGCCGCTTACATGGAGGAGGGTAAGGCCGTCTTCGACGGGCCTGGAGTGTTGGATCCCGCTGAGGCGAGGAGCGCAGGCCTATTATACAGAGGGATCGGTAGGGGAGGCTATTAA
- a CDS encoding Gfo/Idh/MocA family oxidoreductase → MGELGVAVIGAGFWGRNHVRVLSELPNVRLRAVCDVDRGRASELGLAYRIPYYTRLDMLLDRGDVEAVTVCTPTVTHFNVALKALRAGKHVLVEKPMTSTVGEAETLIGEAEDRGLTLAVGFIERFNPAVQYLKGLVEEGKLGRVILIMARRVSRWPERIGDVGVTKDSAIHDVDVMRYILGDEVETVYARMGSYQHRFEDWSEIMLQFKGGEVGFIDANWLTPRKIRTLIVTGSEATATLDYLTQEISIEDSEKTVKPKIKWVEPLKLELKCFTEAILEGRGEDLPTGSAGLEALKICEAALRSNAEGRPVGIR, encoded by the coding sequence ATGGGGGAGCTGGGCGTAGCGGTTATAGGGGCGGGTTTCTGGGGTAGGAACCATGTAAGGGTCCTCTCGGAGCTGCCCAATGTAAGGCTTAGAGCCGTATGCGACGTGGATCGGGGGAGGGCCTCCGAGCTGGGCTTAGCCTATAGGATCCCGTATTATACGAGGCTGGATATGCTCCTGGATAGGGGGGATGTGGAGGCCGTAACCGTCTGCACCCCGACCGTAACCCATTTCAACGTGGCCCTAAAGGCTTTGAGGGCTGGGAAGCACGTCCTAGTGGAGAAGCCCATGACGTCCACCGTGGGGGAGGCTGAAACCCTGATAGGGGAGGCTGAGGATAGGGGATTGACCCTCGCGGTGGGGTTCATAGAGAGGTTCAACCCCGCTGTCCAATACTTGAAGGGGCTCGTGGAGGAGGGGAAGCTGGGCCGAGTCATACTGATAATGGCTAGGAGGGTTAGCAGGTGGCCTGAACGCATAGGGGACGTGGGGGTCACCAAGGATTCAGCCATCCACGACGTGGACGTCATGCGCTACATCCTAGGAGACGAGGTTGAAACGGTGTATGCCAGGATGGGCTCGTACCAGCATAGGTTTGAGGACTGGTCTGAGATAATGCTCCAGTTCAAGGGGGGCGAGGTGGGGTTCATAGATGCGAATTGGCTTACGCCCAGGAAGATTAGAACCCTCATAGTTACGGGGAGCGAGGCCACGGCCACCCTGGACTATCTAACCCAGGAGATATCCATAGAGGATTCCGAGAAGACCGTTAAACCCAAGATTAAATGGGTTGAACCCCTAAAACTGGAGCTTAAATGCTTCACGGAGGCGATCCTCGAAGGGAGAGGAGAGGATCTGCCCACAGGCTCAGCCGGGCTTGAGGCCCTGAAGATATGCGAGGCAGCCTTGAGATCGAACGCGGAGGGGAGACCCGTAGGGATCCGTTGA
- a CDS encoding methytransferase partner Trm112, which produces MKEELMEILACPICKHHPLELKVFQSSEGEIVEGMILCHKCGRWYPVIDEIPHMLPDDLREEPEDKAFLERWKKEIPERVLREGKPYSLGEA; this is translated from the coding sequence TTGAAGGAGGAGCTCATGGAGATACTGGCCTGCCCCATATGTAAGCATCACCCCTTAGAGTTGAAGGTTTTCCAGAGCTCGGAGGGGGAGATCGTGGAGGGCATGATCCTATGCCATAAATGCGGTAGGTGGTATCCGGTGATCGATGAGATACCCCATATGCTCCCCGACGACCTCAGGGAGGAGCCGGAGGATAAGGCCTTCCTCGAGAGGTGGAAGAAGGAGATACCCGAGAGGGTTTTAAGGGAGGGGAAACCCTACAGCCTAGGGGAGGCCTAG